A single genomic interval of Calypte anna isolate BGI_N300 chromosome 3, bCalAnn1_v1.p, whole genome shotgun sequence harbors:
- the ACBD3 gene encoding Golgi resident protein GCP60 yields the protein MAAAVLLNADRFEVSVDGLTLSPNAEVPPCEPGEPAAGRSRAAPGSPGQREAPAAEEEEAAAALSPERRWGFALEELYGLALRFFKEKDGKAFHPTYEEKLKLVALHKQVLLGPYNPDTCPEVGFFDVLGNDRRKEWAALGNMSKPKAMTEFVKLLNRCCHLFSTYVTSHKIEKEEQEKKRREEEERRQREEEERERLQKEEEKRRQEEEERLRREEEERRRIEEERLRMEQQKQQIMAALNSQTAIQFQQYAAQQYPGNYEQQQILIRQLQEQHYQQYMQQLYQVQLAQQQAALQKQQEVTVAATGTPPTTASKVNVPAPGDNVSINGQASAHADSPEKELDPEALEEALENGPKDSAPVIAAPSMWTRPQIKDFKEKIRQDADSVITVGRGEVVTVRVPTHEEGSYLFWEFATDNYDIGFGVYFEWTDSPNTAVSVHVSESSDDEDEEEENTTSEEKVKKNASKSQLDEIVPVYRRDCHEEVYAGSHQYPGRGVYLLKFDNSYSLWRSKTVYYRVYYTR from the exons atggcaGCGGCAGTGCTGCTGAATGCAGACCGGTTCGAGGTCTCAGTCGACGGGCTGACACTGAGCCCCAATGCCGAGGTGCCGCCCTGTGAGCCGGGGGAGCCCGCTGCGGGGCGGAGCCGAGCGGCCCCTGGTTCCCCGGGCCAGAGGGAGGCCCCggcggcggaggaggaggaggcggcggccgcCCTGAGTCCGGAGCGGCGCTGGGGCTTCGCGCTGGAGGAGCTCTACGGCCTGGCGCTCCGCTTCTTCAAAG aaaaagatgGCAAAGCCTTTCATCCAACATATGAAGAAAAACTCAAACTTGTGGCACTGCACAAGCAGGTTCTGCTGGGGCCTTACAACCCTGACACTTGCCCTGAAGTTGGATTCTTTGATGTGCTGGGTAATGATAGAAG GAAGGAATGGGCTGCCCTTGGAAACATGTCAAAGCCAAAAGCTATGACAGAATTTGTTAAGCTTCTGAATAGATGCTGCCACTTGTTTTCAACATATGTGACTTCCCACAAGATAgagaaagaagaacaagaaaagaaaag aagagaagaggaagaacgGAGGCAGCGTGAGGAAGAGGAGCGTGAGCGTTtacagaaagaagaagaaaaacgTCGgcaagaagaagaggaaagactgagaagagaagaagaagagaggaggagaataGAGGAAGAACGACTTCGGATGGAGCAACAGAA GCAACAGATAATGGCAGCACTGAACTCCCAAACTGCCATTCAGTTCCAGCAGTATGCAGCCCAGCAGTATCCAGGCAACTATGAACAGCAGCAAATCCTAATTCGGCAGCTCCAGGAACAGCATTATCAACAATACATGCAGCAGTTGTATCAAGTCCAACTTGCACAGCAACAG GCAGCCTTACAAAAACAACAGGAGGTTACTGTGGCAGCAACAGGGACACCTCCGACTACTGCATCAAAGGTGAACGTACCTGCCCCAGGGGACAACGTCTCCATTAATGGGCAGGCCAGTGCCCATGCAGACAGCCCTGAAAAAGAGCTGGATCCAGAAGCTTTGGAAGAAGCACTGGAGAATGGACCAAAAG aCTCTGCTCCAGTGATAGCTGCCCCATCAATGTGGACACGACCCCAGATAAAAGACTTCAAGGAAAAAATCCGGCAGGATGCAGACTCTGTGATCACAGTGGGCCGAGGGGAAGTGGTTACAGTTAGAGTACCAACTCATGAAGAGGGGTCTTACCTCTTTTGGGAATTTGCTACAGACAATTATGACATTGGGTTTGGGGTGTATTTTGAATGGACAGACTCCCCTAATACTGCAGTCAGTGTGCATGTCAGCGAATCTAGTGATGATGAGGATGAAGAAGAAG aaaATACTACCAGTGAAGAAAAAGTCAAAAAGAATGCCAGCAAGTCTCAGCTAGATGAAATAGTGCCTGTGTACAGACGAGACTGTCATGAAGAAGTATATGCTGGCAGCCACCAGTACCCAGGGAGAGGAGTTTATCTTCTTAAATTTGACAACTCCTACTCTCTATGGAGGTCAAAAACAGTTTACTACAGAGTTTATTATACTAGATAA